The following proteins are encoded in a genomic region of Aptenodytes patagonicus chromosome 13, bAptPat1.pri.cur, whole genome shotgun sequence:
- the LOC143166417 gene encoding putative short-chain dehydrogenase/reductase family 42E member 2, with product MQEGSTEELHSSQPCESKLNEHAGPLVNRSRKTMVTGGGGYLGYNLGCALVRSGIAVVLFDVRKPKWEIPNGADFFKGDVRDYDAVFKACEGVDCVFHVAACGMSGLEQLQKKDQIESINVGGTKIIIDVCKQRNIPRLIYTSTVNVVFGGNPIEEGDEETVPYFPLEKQFNHYSRTKAIADQMVLAANGTLLEGGDRLHTCVLRPPGIYGPEEQRHLPRVAVNIQRRLFNFKFGNHKVQMNWVHIGNLVQAHLLAAEALTSEKGYVASGQAYYIHDGENVIFSEWIVPLFEKLGYRKPCIHIPVLLVHIAATVMEYLHLILKPVFSFTPFLTRNEVWNVTVTHTFRIDKARNQLGYKPKKFSFADSVDHYLKTRPTCQEDHTLLKMVFAFGILLSLIILSFF from the exons ATGCAAGAAGGATCTACAGAAGAGCTCCACAGCAGCCAACCATGTGAGAGCAAACTAAACGAGCATGCTGGACCACTGgttaacagaagcagaaagacAATGGTGACAGGAGGTGGAGGCTACCTGGGATACAATCTGGGATGTGCTCTTGTTAGGTCAGGAATTGCTGTTGTTCTGTTTGATGTACGGAAACCTAAATGGGAAATTCCAAATGGAGCAGATTTTTTCAAG GGTGATGTGAGGGATTATGATGCAGTGTTCAAAGCATGTGAAGGGGTTGACTGTGTTTTTCATGTGGCTGCATGTGGAATGTCAGGATTAGAACAA CTTCAAAAGAAAGACCAGATTGAATCCATAAATGTCGGAGgcacaaaaataataattgatg TCTGCAAACAAAGAAATATCCCTAGACTGATATATACCAGTACAGTGAATGTGGTATTTGGAGGGAATCCTATTGAAGAAGGAGATGAAGAAACTGTGCCATATTTTCCACTGGAAAAG CAATTTAATCATTATTCTAGAACAAAGGCAATTGCAGACCAAATGGTTCTTGCTGCTAATGGAACTTTACTCGAAG GAGGTGACAGGCTCCATACTTGTGTGCTTCGTCCACCAGGCATATATGGACCAGAAGAGCAGCGCCACCTGCCACGAGTAGCC GTAAATATCCAGCGGAGACTATTTAACTTCAAGTTTGGGAATCACAAAGTTCAGATGAACTGGGTTCACATAGGAAATCTAGTACAAGCTCACTTACTAGCTGCTGAGGCTCTCACCTCTGAGAAGGGTTATGTAGCT AGTGGTCAGGCGTATTACATACATGATGGTGAAAACGTCATATTTTCTGAATGGATAGTCCCTTTA TTTGAAAAATTAGGCTACAGGAAACCCTGCATACATATTCCTGTTCTTCTGGTTCATATAGcag CCACTGTGATGGAGTATCTGCACCTGATACTAAAGCCAGTTTTTAGCTTTACACCTTTCTTGACAAGGAATGag GTGTGGAACGTTACTGTAACTCACACTTTCCGAATAGACAAGGCACGAAATCAACTTGGTTACAAACCCAAGAAATTCTCATTCGCTGACTCTGTGGATCATTATCTGAAAACAAGACCTACTTGCCAAGAAGATCACACGCTCCTTAAAATGGTGTTTGCTTTTGGCATTTTGTTAAGTTTgatcattctttctttcttctaa